DNA from Rubripirellula lacrimiformis:
TCCAACAACTAGCCAAGGGCATTTTAGTTGGTCGGACCACCCGGTGCATGGGGTTGTTGGGAACCTGCGTCTGCCGACACGGTCGGCGGATTTCGAGGCCCGTGCAACCGTAAACCCGTCGATGCAACTGGGCGACGCAGCAGGTCGTCGTGTCTCGATTACTTGTCGTGCCAAGCGGATTCCAGTTCGCGAACCTCCAGCGACTCGATCGTTGCCTGGCCCCCGATCGCGTGGATCGAAACGATCGGAGCCTCGTTTTTAGGGTCGATGTAGTGAGCCGCAAAGCTTTCGCCATCGCTCGAAAACGCTTCCAGGGTCAGGCGATCAACCAACAGACGCAGCGATACTTTTCCATCACGCAGGGCGACTTTGTCGATGGTCGTTTTCGGGATCGGATTTCCTTGGTCATCGACGCCGTCATGATTCAGCGTCTGTTTCTGGACGTCATAGCGAACCGAAACACGCGGCAGATCAAACACGACTTGCTTTGCTGAACCTGGTGTGAAGGTGACTTCAAGGTCGATCAAATCCAAGTCGGAGAGGTCCGCGATTGCGTTGGTCCCGGGTGGCAGCGAGATGTTCGAATACGTGTGTTTCTTTCGGACCAAGGAACTGATTTCGGGGATCGGCCAAACAAACAGTCGTATCCCTGAATCGGTTGTACGCAGCGTCAGATCGCAAGGAAACGCCATCTGTTGATTGTGGGGCAACCCGTAGACATCGGCAGAGTTGGGACCGCCACGCATCCAACCCATTTGGACCACCCGACCATTGGGGGCCTGATTGAATGATTGGGCTGCATAGAAGTTTCCTTGCGATGTCTTCAGGGCATCGGTTTCCGAATGGAACTCTTTCCCGTCAAATTGCCCAATCTCGTAGTCGAAACTTGCGTCATAGATGACACACTTGACGTTCTTGGCGTCTCCGTCGACGGGCAGAAAGACGACGTCCATGCATTCGAATGCCCAGTCACGCATCAGGTCGGATGCAAATTCCCAGTCGACCAAGTTTTGGGATGTGAACCAACGCACTCGGCCAGGATTTTGCTGGACCCAAAGGGCCATCACCCATCGCTGGGATGGTTCGTGCCAGAACACTTTAGGGTCGCGTTCACCCTTGTCAAAACCTTGGTTGGGGACGACTGCGCGGCCCTCGTTCCAGTAGGTCCAGGTAACGCCCAGGTCCGTGCTGTAGGCCATCGCTTGATAGAACAGCGGTTGGGTGGCGAAGGTATAGAACGCGACCATGGTTTTGGTATCGCCGACCTGCTTGCCGAGACTGTTGTTGTGGTCCACAACGGCAGTGCCCGAAAAGATGGTGCCCATCTGACGGTCGACTCGGTAAGGCAGCAAAGCATGGTCATGTTGATTCCAATGCACCATGTCTGAACTGGTCGCATGGCCCCACGTCATGTTGCCCCACTTGGGGCTGTCGGGGTTGTGTTGAAAGAACAGATGATACTTTTGACCGTCGAAGACCATTCCATTGGGATCGTTCAGCCAGTTTTTGCGAGACAGAAAGTGAAACTGAGGTCGCAATGGTTGGTCGTAGGCTACATCGGGGTATCCAGACGCAGAGAGATCGCCGGCCAGCGAAAACTCGTTGCTCATTTCCGGGACGGGCGTGTCCCGACCGCGAAAGTCATCAACGTTGATGTGGCCCCAACCGCCGGTCGCGGTGTCAAAGATTTGAAGTCTTGCCGATTTCCCCACCAAGGATGTGACGTCGTAACTGAAGTTCGACATCGTCTCGCTGTCGACGCCGCTTGTCATTTCGATCTGGCGGTCGTCGCAAAGCAAGCGAACGCCCGTCTGGCCGGGAAGGCTACCGCCACCGATTCGGAAAGCCAGAAATGGCTGTTGGATGGTGAAGGATTGGGAGGTAAGCGTGCCCGTCAATTGGTCGCCCGCAATGGCCCCCGGATGCCCCGTCTTTCCATCGTTGCGCTCGTAGCCGCCGATCCACCATTCGCCCTGCAGGTTGCTGGTTTCTCGATTCCTGATTTTGGAATTATCACCATGGGTGGGCTGGATTGCGAAGGCTTTTCCTTCGGCGGTCCAGCCATCCAGAGTTCCCTGTTCAAAGTCCGAATTGGGGAACAACAGATCGTCCGCCATGGGGGGCGTGATCAGGGCATGTTGGACCAGGATCGACATCCCGCCATAGAACAGGACGCAAAGAAATTGATTCATGTTGGTTTCACAGGCAGGCGTAAAGCGGAACCAGCATCGATCGGAAGACGATGTTCAATTTCGCACGCACCGCTGCAGAAAAAGCACCGAATCGATTTCGTTGACGTGTCGCTGGCATGCCATAATGTAGTGGAAGACGTCCACGCAATGTGACCATCGGAAGAATCACGTCCGAGTCGCAAAGTCGGAAACCGTCCCACCCAGGGTGATCGTCTGCTTCGCCTGGCTAAACGGTTGCCAACGTGGGAACCGGTTGCGGCGGAAACGCGAATCGTCCGCTGTGGGCGGGACCCACGTCCAGGTGTGCTTCGCCATATTGGGTCTGCACATGTGCAATCACCCGGTCGGCCAGTGGCACTAGCTGAGACGCTTCACCATCTTCGAACACCACAACCGACGTTTGGCGTTTCTCGGCCATTGTGACCGTGGTTTCCAAATGGTTTGCCAACATGGTTTGCACGTGATCCGATTCGTGAACCAAAAAGAATCCGGATGAACCAAATCGCTTTCTCGGTGATTCATCATCTTGTGGCGATAACGTGATCACCATCAACCCGTCCTCCAGCACGCTAATCAGACGCAGGTTCGGGTTGGTTTCGACCTTGCCGTTGAACACACGTTGAAGTTCAGCGACGATCACGCGGTTGCAACCGATTTGGATCGCAGAAGACGAATCCACACTGCCCGATTTCCAGTGATGAAGCTGGGGCTCGGAAAAGCCTAGTTTGGCAAGCGTTCCTGCTTGCTGCGCCACCGGTTTCGAAGGCGCTGCTTTGCCCATGGAAGCGAAGCGTCGGTCAATGAATGGGCGAGTCGAGATGGCGTCCGAGGGTGTCATGCTGCACGCCTTGGAGAATGACATTTTTGACTGGGCAGATGCCTTGGAAGTCATTGATGGCGCGCATTGACCCGCGGCTGGTTCGACCGATCGATGCAACTTTCCAGCCGCAAAGTTGGTGATCGATCCGAAGATGGCGGCTGTCCCAAAAGACAATGCGACAAACCCCAATGAACACTTCAGTAGATCGCCATGCATTTCGTGGATGTGTCCCTGGACAACCATTTGGTCATAGCCAAAGCTGACCAAAAATCCGCCGATCACCAGATACAAGAGCCGCGTCGGTGTTCCTGCGCGACCATAGCGAATGGGATATCCCAGCAGACTTACCATCGCTGGTGCGGGAAAGAAAATGCACGTAAGCAGCGACGGACCGCCCGAACAACCGATCACCAACCCAATCACGACCGCAGCAAAGCTAACGGCAAACCACTGGTATGCGTTTGTGCGCGCAAGCGGTGTTTCGACGGGTTCGAAAACGTAGAATGGATAATCGCCAACTGCAGAATCATCAACCGCGGTTTCCCCAGAGACAAGTTTCGTGAGAACGTTGTCGGAAAACGCCTCTTCCGACATCGGGTGCTGGATCGACCGAATCAGGCCGGTCAGCTGTTGCGATAGTTGGGAAGAATTGCGGCGTGTGAAACGACCGGTCAACGTGCCTGTATCTTCGACCTGTCGAAACGCGTCTTCGATCGCCGATGGATTGTTCGCGATGACGACTTGGACGGTTACGTCCAAGGGATCGCTGCTGCGGGGCATCACCGTAATGACCGAGTCGCTTTGCGATGGCGTTTGCCGGTCAAGGTCGGCGGCGTCTGGCTGATCAGACTGGTCCGTTGGATCGGATGGCGACAACTGCGCCGCATTCGCGGGGTTTTCGCCCACCAAACGCACATCGACCAAGCGAAGGTGGCGGTTTTCAAGCAATCCCTCGTCGACAAGTGACTGCCAACTCCGTTCCTCTGGCTGATCTTCCATGGTCAAAACGTGGTGCAGCTTGGGGGTCGCGATCAACGCGCCTGCCAATAGACCTGCACATGCCAGCGTGCCGCCGACAATGACAAGGATAGAACGCGGTCGTGCAACCGTTTGGCC
Protein-coding regions in this window:
- a CDS encoding glycoside hydrolase family 32 protein — translated: MNQFLCVLFYGGMSILVQHALITPPMADDLLFPNSDFEQGTLDGWTAEGKAFAIQPTHGDNSKIRNRETSNLQGEWWIGGYERNDGKTGHPGAIAGDQLTGTLTSQSFTIQQPFLAFRIGGGSLPGQTGVRLLCDDRQIEMTSGVDSETMSNFSYDVTSLVGKSARLQIFDTATGGWGHINVDDFRGRDTPVPEMSNEFSLAGDLSASGYPDVAYDQPLRPQFHFLSRKNWLNDPNGMVFDGQKYHLFFQHNPDSPKWGNMTWGHATSSDMVHWNQHDHALLPYRVDRQMGTIFSGTAVVDHNNSLGKQVGDTKTMVAFYTFATQPLFYQAMAYSTDLGVTWTYWNEGRAVVPNQGFDKGERDPKVFWHEPSQRWVMALWVQQNPGRVRWFTSQNLVDWEFASDLMRDWAFECMDVVFLPVDGDAKNVKCVIYDASFDYEIGQFDGKEFHSETDALKTSQGNFYAAQSFNQAPNGRVVQMGWMRGGPNSADVYGLPHNQQMAFPCDLTLRTTDSGIRLFVWPIPEISSLVRKKHTYSNISLPPGTNAIADLSDLDLIDLEVTFTPGSAKQVVFDLPRVSVRYDVQKQTLNHDGVDDQGNPIPKTTIDKVALRDGKVSLRLLVDRLTLEAFSSDGESFAAHYIDPKNEAPIVSIHAIGGQATIESLEVRELESAWHDK